The following coding sequences are from one Methanosarcina sp. WWM596 window:
- a CDS encoding TldD/PmbA family protein: MYELARKALKMAEEVGAEEAEIYYAANHSTGINFKKDALENAKDRFSEGLGIRAIVNGAVGFASTNSARELENAVKIAVAEARVRENDPDWIALPSNGKYPQVSGIFDKKVEALELEECIGYAVELVKGTKEIPGTLPTSGGFTRSKSRRFILNTNGIEIEEESSGVSGFVDVITIDGETSTAYDFAVSRSLDIDFFALGKNASDLALKSRGGIKIEQQKTDVIFHPFAFSDILEEAFAPSIDADNVQKGRSGLIDKIGEEIAVPELCIYDDGLVEAGIDTSASDDEGVPSQHTTVIENGVLETYLYDSYTAGKAGVKSTGNGSRSSYTSPPSVGLRNFVIDYPQEDVIANTTSGVFVNTIIGAHTANSISGDFSVEARNAFTIKDGVLDKPVKSLMISGNVFELLKNITGAGFDVRKVGGIITPSIRVSGMSVIG, from the coding sequence GTGTACGAGCTTGCAAGAAAAGCCCTGAAAATGGCAGAAGAAGTAGGGGCTGAAGAAGCTGAAATTTATTACGCTGCAAACCATTCAACGGGTATCAATTTCAAAAAGGACGCACTTGAGAACGCTAAAGACCGTTTCTCGGAAGGTCTGGGAATCCGTGCCATTGTAAACGGCGCAGTGGGTTTTGCCAGCACCAATTCTGCACGAGAACTCGAGAACGCCGTAAAGATTGCGGTTGCAGAAGCCAGGGTTAGAGAAAATGATCCTGACTGGATAGCCCTCCCTTCCAACGGGAAATACCCTCAGGTCTCAGGCATCTTCGATAAAAAGGTTGAGGCTCTTGAACTCGAAGAATGCATTGGCTATGCCGTAGAACTCGTTAAAGGGACAAAAGAGATTCCAGGAACGCTCCCGACTTCAGGGGGCTTTACCCGTTCAAAGAGCAGGCGTTTTATCCTGAACACAAACGGAATCGAAATTGAAGAAGAATCCTCAGGAGTTTCCGGTTTTGTTGATGTGATAACCATTGACGGGGAAACCTCTACAGCCTATGACTTTGCTGTTTCCCGTTCTCTTGACATTGACTTCTTTGCTCTCGGGAAAAATGCTTCCGACCTTGCCCTGAAATCCAGGGGAGGAATAAAAATAGAGCAGCAGAAAACCGATGTTATTTTTCATCCATTTGCCTTTTCTGACATCCTCGAAGAAGCCTTTGCTCCTTCTATTGATGCGGACAATGTGCAGAAAGGAAGGTCAGGCCTGATAGATAAAATCGGGGAAGAAATAGCGGTCCCTGAACTGTGCATTTATGACGACGGGCTGGTTGAAGCAGGCATAGATACCTCGGCTTCGGACGATGAAGGTGTTCCTTCACAGCATACCACAGTTATTGAAAACGGTGTGCTTGAAACCTATCTCTATGATAGCTATACCGCAGGAAAAGCCGGTGTGAAAAGCACAGGAAACGGCTCAAGGTCCTCCTATACAAGCCCTCCTTCAGTAGGGCTCAGGAATTTCGTCATCGACTACCCGCAGGAAGATGTTATTGCAAATACTACCTCCGGAGTTTTCGTAAACACGATTATAGGTGCCCATACTGCAAACTCAATCTCCGGGGATTTTTCCGTAGAAGCCAGAAATGCCTTCACAATCAAGGACGGAGTCCTGGATAAGCCTGTAAAATCCCTTATGATTTCGGGTAATGTTTTCGAACTCCTGAAGAACATCACAGGAGCAGGCTTTGACGTCAGGAAAGTCGGAGGTATAATCACACCTTCAATTCGGGTTTCCGGCATGAGTGTAATAGGATAA
- a CDS encoding universal stress protein: MREETYKKIMVATDGSQLAKKAVDTAIEISRLSGAKLYAVYVVVPTTYSARDFGWEKAAMEHFRNEGKSATLFVEDAAKSTGVEVESVLLVGHPADKIVEFAEQNDIEMIVIGTLGKTGLDRFLLGSVAENVVRHSKTPVLVVRGEVQE, encoded by the coding sequence ATGAGAGAAGAAACTTATAAAAAAATAATGGTTGCAACCGACGGTTCGCAACTTGCTAAAAAAGCGGTTGATACGGCGATTGAAATTTCCAGGCTCAGCGGAGCTAAACTTTACGCTGTATATGTGGTAGTCCCGACGACCTATTCTGCCAGGGACTTTGGCTGGGAAAAGGCTGCAATGGAGCACTTCAGGAATGAAGGAAAGTCAGCTACGCTTTTTGTGGAAGATGCCGCAAAATCTACAGGAGTCGAGGTGGAATCTGTACTTCTGGTAGGACACCCCGCAGATAAAATAGTAGAATTTGCGGAACAGAACGACATTGAAATGATTGTGATAGGAACACTCGGGAAAACCGGACTCGACAGATTCCTGCTCGGGAGTGTAGCTGAAAACGTGGTGAGGCATTCAAAGACACCTGTACTCGTGGTCAGAGGGGAAGTCCAGGAATAA
- a CDS encoding DEAD/DEAH box helicase, whose product MDISRLLNEIKASSRYENQIVHIEEIPAMDALYAPLELESKVKAALAGIGIESLYSHQAEAIEKIRKRKDIVLCTSTASGKSLTYMVPIFETIMKDPEATALYISPLNALVNDQLKAFLEFEGALNSGAGIARYTGALTATQKREIREGQTNIVFTNPEMVNMSFLAWHHLWRRFFSNLKFIVVDESHYYRGVIGSNMANVLRRLLRVAEYYGASPQFICCSATIGNPKEHTETLLGREAKVIENNGSSHGPQKFVFWNPPLYLNGRGCTLRRSSFSETSTLFTRAVQAGLQTLAFTRSRQGVERMYKSCRELLRERGLASAICSYRSGYFDREREEIEKKMNSGELRGVISTNALELGINIGGLDACILDGYPGTVMSSRQQAGRAGRSGNESLVLMVAGTNALDQYYMRNPNDFFARSSENAVLNPKNPYILAGHLLCAAKEIPLRTADEKYFGKGYSRVVELLEAEGLLAGSDLKYTTDPFPYKHVFLRGIDNNTYSLLTFEGEKSFPLEKDIEENLAFRECHPGAVYMHRGVPFYINRIDHEKKEIHAIKTHDGYYTKPMIDSSVLVQETFAVKPLEHAPEVEVGLGDVEVTDTIVGYRKIRTHSDETMSTHDLEMPPVILQTVALWLKLPNRLQELIEMHKLDFAGGIHAVEHAMISMYPLHLLVDRSDVGGVSTPSHPDFGGKSGIFIYDGHRGGVGYAEKGYDLIEEVLEGTLKAIESCPCESGCPGCIQSPKCGNNNEPLDKHAAIMLLHELLGKAPYIPPEKKEKHLSEARALRQNPQKQDSGDALDRVRRQLRRETIKQEASAGQKEKEKTFIVTYENGGMIGVVSSISPEKAAVKLIRQKYTGQKEPAKEKPLEICIRDLEAGSDHHFRVWVEISEDKGNEAFSEENGKKAVKKLIIRKMN is encoded by the coding sequence ATGGATATTTCCCGCCTGCTGAATGAAATAAAAGCTTCCAGCCGCTATGAAAACCAGATAGTCCATATAGAGGAAATCCCGGCAATGGATGCCCTTTATGCACCTCTTGAGCTGGAATCGAAGGTAAAAGCTGCTCTTGCAGGCATCGGAATTGAATCATTATACTCTCATCAGGCTGAGGCGATCGAAAAGATAAGGAAAAGAAAAGACATAGTACTCTGTACAAGCACAGCAAGCGGAAAGTCCCTTACGTACATGGTTCCTATTTTTGAAACTATCATGAAGGACCCTGAAGCTACTGCCCTTTACATTTCTCCTTTAAACGCCCTGGTAAACGACCAGTTGAAAGCCTTTCTGGAATTTGAGGGGGCACTGAATTCCGGGGCAGGCATAGCCCGTTATACCGGTGCCCTGACTGCAACCCAGAAAAGGGAAATCAGGGAAGGTCAGACAAATATTGTTTTCACAAACCCTGAAATGGTGAACATGAGCTTCCTTGCCTGGCACCATCTCTGGAGACGCTTTTTCTCGAACCTCAAATTCATTGTTGTTGACGAGAGCCATTACTACAGGGGAGTCATAGGGAGCAATATGGCAAACGTGCTCAGAAGGCTTCTCAGGGTTGCGGAATATTATGGAGCTTCCCCACAGTTTATCTGCTGTTCGGCAACCATAGGAAACCCGAAAGAGCATACCGAAACCCTGCTGGGGAGGGAGGCAAAAGTGATTGAGAACAACGGCTCTTCACACGGTCCCCAGAAATTTGTGTTCTGGAACCCTCCTCTTTACCTGAATGGAAGGGGGTGCACACTCCGGAGGAGCAGTTTTTCCGAAACCTCAACCCTTTTTACACGAGCAGTCCAGGCGGGACTCCAGACTCTTGCATTTACGCGATCCAGGCAGGGGGTGGAACGCATGTATAAGAGCTGCAGGGAACTTTTGAGGGAGCGAGGTCTCGCTTCTGCTATCTGTTCTTACAGGAGCGGCTATTTTGACAGGGAGAGGGAAGAGATCGAAAAGAAAATGAATTCAGGAGAACTCAGGGGTGTCATTTCTACAAATGCCCTCGAACTCGGGATCAATATAGGAGGGCTTGATGCCTGTATTCTTGACGGCTATCCCGGCACGGTCATGAGCTCCAGGCAGCAGGCGGGCAGGGCTGGCAGGAGTGGAAACGAAAGTCTTGTCCTTATGGTAGCCGGTACGAATGCCCTTGACCAGTATTATATGAGAAACCCGAACGATTTTTTTGCAAGAAGCAGCGAAAATGCAGTGCTCAACCCCAAAAACCCCTATATCCTTGCAGGGCACCTGCTCTGCGCAGCAAAGGAAATCCCTCTCAGGACAGCCGATGAAAAGTACTTCGGCAAAGGGTATTCAAGAGTTGTTGAGCTTCTGGAAGCCGAGGGGCTGCTTGCAGGCAGCGACCTGAAGTATACCACTGACCCTTTCCCTTATAAACACGTCTTTCTCCGGGGGATAGATAATAATACTTACTCACTTCTCACTTTTGAAGGGGAAAAGAGTTTTCCTCTCGAAAAAGACATAGAGGAAAATCTGGCTTTCCGGGAATGCCATCCAGGGGCGGTCTACATGCACAGAGGAGTACCCTTCTACATAAACAGGATCGACCACGAGAAAAAGGAGATCCATGCCATAAAGACACACGACGGCTATTATACAAAACCCATGATAGATTCCTCGGTCCTGGTGCAGGAGACCTTTGCGGTAAAGCCCCTCGAGCACGCTCCCGAGGTGGAGGTAGGGCTTGGGGACGTGGAGGTAACGGACACTATTGTAGGGTACAGGAAAATCCGGACCCACAGTGACGAGACTATGAGTACCCATGACCTTGAAATGCCTCCAGTAATCCTTCAGACAGTTGCCCTCTGGCTTAAGCTCCCAAACCGGCTGCAAGAACTTATCGAAATGCATAAACTTGACTTTGCGGGCGGGATTCATGCGGTTGAGCATGCGATGATTTCCATGTACCCTCTGCACCTGCTTGTGGACCGGAGCGATGTAGGGGGAGTTTCAACTCCCTCCCATCCCGACTTTGGGGGCAAAAGCGGGATTTTCATCTATGATGGGCACAGGGGAGGAGTGGGATATGCTGAAAAAGGGTATGATCTGATCGAAGAGGTCCTAGAAGGAACCTTAAAAGCCATTGAGAGTTGCCCCTGCGAAAGCGGTTGTCCTGGCTGTATCCAGTCTCCCAAATGCGGGAACAATAACGAACCCCTTGACAAGCATGCGGCAATCATGCTCCTACACGAACTCCTGGGAAAAGCCCCCTACATCCCACCCGAGAAAAAAGAAAAGCACCTTTCTGAAGCCAGAGCCCTGAGACAGAACCCACAAAAACAGGATTCTGGAGATGCCCTTGACAGAGTCCGGAGGCAGCTCAGGCGCGAAACCATAAAACAGGAAGCTTCAGCAGGGCAGAAGGAAAAGGAAAAGACCTTCATTGTCACGTACGAGAACGGAGGAATGATTGGAGTCGTCTCGTCCATTTCCCCAGAAAAGGCTGCAGTAAAACTTATTCGACAGAAATACACAGGGCAAAAGGAGCCTGCAAAGGAGAAACCCCTTGAAATCTGCATAAGAGATCTCGAAGCAGGCAGTGATCACCACTTCAGGGTTTGGGTTGAGATTTCCGAAGATAAAGGAAACGAAGCCTTTTCCGAAGAGAATGGAAAAAAGGCTGTGAAAAAACTAATTATCAGGAAAATGAACTGA
- a CDS encoding LemA family protein, with product MKARAAVMSANTVNETAEASNYLFSTLKSLFAVAENYPDLKANQNFMQLQKDLMETENKITYSRQFYNDTVMKYNISIQTIPKNIVASLTGFEKKDLFEATQAEREVPKVEF from the coding sequence ATGAAAGCCAGGGCTGCAGTAATGTCTGCAAATACGGTAAATGAAACTGCGGAGGCATCCAATTACCTCTTCTCCACTCTGAAATCCCTTTTCGCAGTTGCAGAAAACTATCCCGACCTTAAAGCCAACCAGAACTTTATGCAGCTCCAGAAAGACCTCATGGAGACCGAAAACAAAATCACCTACTCAAGACAATTTTATAATGATACCGTTATGAAATATAATATCAGTATTCAGACAATTCCTAAGAATATTGTTGCATCTCTAACGGGATTCGAGAAAAAAGATTTGTTTGAAGCCACACAGGCTGAAAGAGAAGTCCCGAAGGTTGAGTTCTAA
- the tnpA gene encoding IS200/IS605 family transposase, translating to MYFLVNTKYETRNHSKFLLMYHVIFVCKYRKVILEPISEELKQIMIDISKESNFEILEMETDKDHIHFLIKSEPKVSVLSIVRKLKQEYTNRLWKTQKEYMKKYYWGENTLWSDGYFASTIGNVSKEAAEYYIRNQG from the coding sequence ATGTATTTTTTGGTAAATACGAAGTATGAAACACGGAATCATAGCAAATTTTTGTTAATGTATCATGTTATTTTTGTTTGCAAATACCGAAAAGTCATACTTGAACCAATTAGCGAAGAACTCAAACAGATTATGATTGACATTTCAAAAGAGTCTAACTTTGAAATCCTTGAAATGGAAACTGACAAAGACCATATTCATTTCTTGATCAAGAGTGAGCCGAAAGTTAGCGTTTTGTCAATTGTCAGAAAATTGAAACAAGAATATACTAACAGGTTATGGAAAACTCAAAAAGAATATATGAAAAAGTATTATTGGGGTGAGAATACGTTATGGAGTGATGGTTATTTTGCGTCTACTATCGGAAATGTTAGTAAAGAGGCGGCAGAATACTACATACGGAATCAGGGTTGA
- the tnpB gene encoding IS200/IS605 family element RNA-guided endonuclease TnpB, with amino-acid sequence MMQAFKFRLYPTTTQAIQLNQHIGSCRFVYNWALDQKIKTYEQTGESISRFDLNKLIPTLKASNEWLGEVNSQSLQGMTKQVESAFTRFFREKTGFPKFKSKKNPIQSFPVPQHYTVNFENNTIKLPKIEPIKAVLHRKFEGEPKTATVSRTCKGHYYISILVEDGKELPVKEAFTESTTVGIDVGIKDFAVLSTGEKVENPKYLKNSLKRLKVLQKRVSRKQKGSKNRAKAKRRLAVLHDKITNQRNDFQNKLSFRLVSENQAVALETLNVKGMVKNHHLAQAISDSAWSSFVTKLEYKAQWFGKTVLRIGQFEPSSKLCSVCGYHNKELQLKDREWICPDCKTKHDRDINAAINIKKFALIDQNLIGL; translated from the coding sequence ATGATGCAAGCGTTCAAATTTAGACTCTATCCTACAACTACACAAGCTATTCAATTGAATCAGCATATAGGTAGCTGTAGATTTGTCTATAATTGGGCACTTGACCAGAAAATTAAAACTTATGAGCAGACAGGGGAATCAATTTCCAGATTTGACTTAAACAAATTAATTCCTACTCTAAAGGCTTCTAATGAGTGGTTAGGAGAAGTTAACTCTCAATCATTACAGGGGATGACTAAGCAGGTTGAATCCGCTTTCACTAGATTCTTTAGAGAGAAAACAGGGTTTCCAAAGTTCAAATCAAAAAAGAATCCGATACAGTCTTTCCCTGTACCTCAACACTACACTGTAAACTTTGAAAATAATACTATCAAGCTTCCTAAAATAGAACCAATTAAAGCAGTTCTTCACAGGAAGTTTGAAGGAGAGCCTAAAACGGCTACGGTATCAAGGACATGTAAAGGACATTACTACATCAGTATCCTTGTTGAAGATGGAAAAGAACTTCCAGTAAAGGAAGCTTTCACAGAATCAACAACAGTAGGAATTGATGTAGGTATCAAAGACTTTGCTGTCCTTTCAACAGGAGAAAAGGTTGAGAATCCAAAGTACTTGAAAAACTCTCTTAAAAGGCTCAAAGTATTACAGAAAAGAGTCTCAAGGAAACAGAAAGGCTCTAAGAACAGGGCAAAAGCTAAACGAAGACTTGCTGTACTCCATGACAAAATAACAAATCAGAGAAATGACTTCCAGAACAAACTCTCTTTTAGACTTGTTAGCGAAAACCAAGCTGTAGCTCTGGAAACTCTAAATGTTAAAGGCATGGTTAAGAATCATCACTTAGCACAGGCTATAAGTGATTCTGCGTGGAGTAGTTTTGTAACAAAGTTGGAATATAAGGCTCAATGGTTTGGAAAAACCGTCCTGAGAATAGGACAATTTGAACCCTCTTCTAAGCTATGTAGTGTGTGTGGATACCACAATAAAGAGCTTCAGCTAAAAGACAGAGAATGGATTTGTCCAGACTGTAAAACCAAACACGATAGAGACATTAATGCCGCTATCAATA